One stretch of Arthrobacter polaris DNA includes these proteins:
- the gcvP gene encoding aminomethyl-transferring glycine dehydrogenase, giving the protein MTNIADNLPGYQNTNTLVSAAFSDRHIGVVAQPHIHHMLSTLGFASLEELSTAALPQSIYTAEPMNLQGAVSEEAMLAELRTLAAKNTVNKSFIGQGYYGTHTPAVIQRNVLESPAWYTAYTPYQPEISQGRLEALLNFQTVVADLTGMVTANASMLDEGTAAAEAVALMRRSNRSASNDAVLIIDADVFPQTLEVVMTRAKAMGIPVLSHNFDEELPAVEFFGVLLQYPGDSGLIREIAPIIASAHEKKAVVAVAADLLALTLLESPGQFGADLAVGSSQRFGVPMGFGGPHAGYMAVRQGLERALPGRLVGVSKDAAGNQAYRLALQTREQHIRREKATSNICTAQVLLAVMAGMYAVYHGPDGLRRIATRVNSRAQAVAQAATAAGHNVVHANYFDTVKIKIASASGHCAAELVAAAHGAGYLLRQVDHDHVQIAVDETTTDADIAVLAKLLGVAVPELANDAPAVARPAPARPAPALPAPARATDYMSNPVFHAHNSETQMLRYLRKLSDADYALDRGMIPLGSCTMKLNATAEMAAVSWPEFSNLHPFAPASDTVGIVELATQLEAWLAEITGYDAVSVQPNAGSQGEFAGLMAIRAYHVENGNPDRDIVLIPTSAHGTNAASAVMAGMKVVPVGTDGFGNVDIDDLKRQVSVHENNLAAIMLTYPSTHGVFETGISNICAMIHDAGGQVYVDGANLNALVGLAQPGKFGADVSHLNLHKTFCIPHGGGGPGVGPVAVGAHLAKYLPARELGVESSVGLVSSAPYGSASILPISWAYIRLMGPEGLRQATQTAILSANYIARRLGEHYPVLYTGPNDLVAHECILDLRAITVDSGVSVDDVAKRLIDYGFHAPTMSFPVAGTLMVEPTESEDLAEIDRFINAMICIRQEISAVQDGLWPAGDNPLANAPHTAQSLTQEWTHPYTREEAVFPSGVDPRAKYWPVVRRIDQAYGDRNLICSCPSIEELAEVF; this is encoded by the coding sequence TTGACAAACATTGCTGATAATTTGCCCGGATACCAGAACACAAACACTCTGGTATCGGCCGCCTTTAGTGACCGACACATTGGGGTTGTTGCCCAGCCCCACATTCATCATATGTTGAGCACCCTAGGATTCGCTTCTTTAGAGGAACTTTCAACAGCCGCGCTGCCACAATCTATCTATACGGCCGAGCCGATGAACTTGCAGGGCGCCGTCTCTGAAGAAGCCATGTTGGCTGAACTCAGGACGCTGGCAGCTAAAAACACGGTCAATAAGTCCTTCATCGGTCAAGGATATTACGGCACACACACNCCCGCGGTCATCCAACGCAACGTGCTGGAAAGCCCTGCCTGGTACACCGCCTACACCCCATACCAGCCTGAAATTTCCCAAGGCCGCCTTGAAGCGCTGTTGAATTTCCAGACAGTCGTGGCAGATCTCACAGGCATGGTCACCGCCAACGCGTCAATGTTGGATGAAGGTACTGCAGCAGCTGAAGCGGTGGCGCTGATGCGCCGAAGCAACCGCAGTGCATCCAATGATGCGGTGTTGATCATTGACGCTGACGTCTTCCCGCAGACACTAGAAGTAGTGATGACTCGCGCCAAAGCGATGGGCATCCCCGTGCTGTCTCACAATTTTGATGAGGAACTCCCCGCCGTTGAGTTCTTCGGTGTGCTGCTGCAGTACCCAGGGGACTCTGGGTTGATCCGTGAGATTGCACCCATCATTGCTAGCGCCCATGAGAAGAAGGCAGTGGTAGCTGTTGCCGCGGATCTNTTGGCACTGACCCTACTGGAATCCCCTGGTCAGTTCGGGGCGGACCTAGCGGTGGGGTCCTCGCAACGCTTTGGCGTCCCCATGGGCTTTGGNGGACCTCACGCAGGCTACATGGCTGTCCGCCAGGGCCTTGAGCGTGCCCTGCCCGGCCGTCTGGTGGGTGTGTCTAAGGATGCTGCCGGAAACCAGGCTTACCGTCTTGCCCTGCAAACACGCGAGCAACACATTCGTCGCGAAAAGGCCACCTCTAACATCTGCACGGCACAGGTGCTGCTGGCGGTCATGGCGGGTATGTACGCCGTCTACCACGGCCCCGACGGCCTTCGCCGGATCGCCACCCGAGTGAACTCACGTGCCCAGGCTGTGGCGCAGGCAGCAACAGCAGCTGGCCACAACGTGGTCCACGCAAACTACTTCGACACGGTGAAGATCAAGATCGCCTCCGCCAGCGGACACTGCGCAGCGGAATTGGTGGCGGCGGCTCATGGCGCCGGATACTTGTTGCGCCAGGTTGACCACGACCACGTGCAAATAGCTGTTGATGAAACCACCACTGACGCCGACATTGCTGTCTTGGCCAAGCTACTGGGTGTAGCGGTGCCTGAACTAGCCAATGATGCTCCCGCCGTGGCACGTCCGGCACCGGCACGTCCGGCACCGGCACTTCCGGCACCTGCACGAGCCACGGACTACATGAGTAACCCGGTGTTCCATGCGCACAACTCCGAAACCCAGATGCTGCGTTACCTGCGTAAACTATCGGATGCCGACTACGCCCTTGACCGCGGCATGATTCCGCTGGGTTCATGCACCATGAAGCTCAATGCCACGGCTGAAATGGCGGCCGTGAGCTGGCCGGAGTTCTCCAATCTGCACCCGTTTGCCCCTGCCTCAGACACGGTGGGGATCGTGGAATTAGCCACGCAGCTTGAAGCATGGCTGGCTGAAATCACCGGCTATGACGCGGTATCCGTCCAGCCTAACGCTGGCTCACAAGGCGAATTTGCTGGGCTCATGGCCATCCGCGCCTATCACGTGGAAAACGGTAATCCGGACCGCGACATTGTGCTCATACCTACCTCCGCGCACGGCACCAACGCTGCCTCGGCGGTCATGGCCGGNATGAAGGTGGTCCCTGTCGGTACCGATGGATTCGGCAATGTTGATATTGACGACCTCAAACGCCAAGTGAGCGTCCACGAGAACAACCTCGCAGCCATCATGCTCACCTACCCCTCAACCCATGGCGTGTTTGAGACGGGCATCAGTAACATTTGTGCCATGATTCACGACGCCGGAGGTCAGGTTTACGTTGACGGTGCCAATCTCAATGCGTTGGTTGGGTTAGCGCAGCCGGGTAAGTTTGGTGCCGATGTTTCGCACCTGAACTTGCACAAAACCTTCTGCATCCCGCACGGTGGCGGCGGGCCCGGTGTGGGGCCGGTGGCTGTGGGTGCCCACCTGGCTAAGTACTTGCCAGCTCGCGAACTCGGTGTTGAATCTTCCGTGGGTCTGGTCTCCAGCGCACCCTACGGTTCAGCCTCGATCCTGCCCATCTCTTGGGCCTACATCCGTTTGATGGGCCCAGAAGGCCTGCGCCAGGCAACCCAGACGGCCATTTTGTCCGCTAACTACATCGCCCGGCGTCTTGGGGAGCACTACCCGGTGCTGTACACAGGCCCTAATGACCTTGTGGCGCATGAGTGCATCCTTGACCTGCGCGCGATCACAGTAGATTCTGGCGTCAGCGTAGATGACGTGGCCAAACGCCTGATCGACTACGGCTTCCACGCGCCTACCATGTCTTTCCCTGTGGCAGGGACGTTGATGGTGGAACCCACCGAGTCTGAGGATCTGGCTGAGATCGATAGGTTCATCAACGCGATGATTTGCATTCGCCAAGAAATTTCGGCAGTCCAAGACGGCTTGTGGCCAGCAGGGGACAATCCGCTGGCCAACGCTCCGCACACGGCCCAGAGCCTGACTCAGGAATGGACACACCCGTACACCCGCGAGGAGGCGGTCTTCCCCTCAGGTGTGGACCCGCGCGCTAAGTACTGGCCTGTTGTCCGGCGCATTGACCAAGCGTATGGAGACCGGAATCTTATCTGCTCCTGCCCATCCATCGAGGAACTGGCAGAAGTATTCTGA
- a CDS encoding pyruvate carboxylase: MFSKILVANRGEIAIRAFRASYELGAKTVAVFPHEDRTSTHRQKADEAYLIGEEGHPVRAYLDVAEIIRVAKESGADAIYPGYGFLSENPELAAAARDAGITFVGPPAEVLELTGNKVHAIDAARKAGIPVLKSSEPSDDLHVLLAAAADIGFPIFAKAVAGGGGRGMRRVEKAADLEDALRAAMREADAAFGDATMFLEQAVLRPRHIEVQILADGEGNVIHLFERDCSLQRRHXKVIEIAPAPNLDENIRKALHSDAVKFAKAMGYVNAGTVEFLVDTVGERAGQHVFIEMNPRIQVEHTVTEEITDVDLVQAQLRIAAGETLADLGLSQDSVHVKGAALQCRITTEDPANGFRPDVGTITTYRSAGGAGIRLDGGTIYTGAEIXPHFDSMLVKLTCRGRDYKTAVSRARRALAEFRIRGVSTNIAFLQAVLEDPAFNAGDVATSFIDERPELLDYRGSSDRGTKLLTWLADVTVNKPYGELAVLVDPASKLPEVDLAGAPAGTRQQLAQLGPEGFAAALRQQTAVAVTDTTFRDAHQSLLATRVRTKDLAAAGPAVSVLTPELFSVEAWGGATYDVSLRFLGEDPWQRLATLREALPNICLQMLLRGRNTVGYTPYPAEVTDAFVQEAAASGIDIFRIFDALNDVDQMVPAIKAVRATGTAVSEVALCYTGDLLDPAEKIYTLEYYMALAQRIVDAGAHILAIKDMAGVLRPAAAATLVTALRERFELPVHLHTHDTAGGQLATLMAAINAGVDAVDVASAALAGTTSQPSASALVAALAHTERDTGIDLAAIXPLEPYWEAVRRLYAPFESGLAAPTGRVYLHEIPGGQLSNLRQQAIALGLGERFEEIEDMYTAADRILGHLVKVTPSSKVVGDLALHLVGIKADPADFEANPQNYDIPDSVVGFLGGELGTPPGGWPEPFRTKALQGRTVVDRMGTLSSEDSAELAGDSETRRAALNRLLFAGPTKDFHTVRNTYGDVSVLDSRDYLFGLRRGVEHVIALDKGVRLIAVLETISEADXKGMRTVTCKLNGQSRPVTVRDRSIESTVKSAEQADEAVPGQVAAPFAGAVSVKVEVGDVIEAGATIATIEAMKMEASITTPVGGTVSRLAIAGIAQVQGGDLLVVIS; this comes from the coding sequence ATGTTTTCGAAGATTCTGGTAGCCAACCGTGGCGAAATTGCCATCCGTGCCTTCCGGGCCAGCTACGAGCTAGGCGCCAAGACGGTAGCAGTTTTTCCCCATGAGGACCGCACCTCCACCCACCGTCAGAAGGCGGATGAAGCGTACCTGATCGGGGAAGAAGGGCACCCGGTTCGTGCCTACCTGGACGTGGCGGAGATCATTCGTGTGGCCAAGGAATCCGGAGCCGATGCGATTTACCCGGGCTACGGTTTCCTCTCGGAGAACCCTGAGTTGGCGGCAGCAGCCAGGGATGCTGGCATCACCTTTGTGGGCCCACCCGCTGAAGTCCTGGAATTGACGGGCAACAAGGTCCACGCCATTGACGCTGCCCGCAAGGCTGGCATCCCCGTCTTGAAATCCAGCGAACCAAGCGATGATCTTCACGTACTGCTAGCAGCGGCTGCAGACATTGGCTTCCCGATCTTTGCCAAGGCCGTGGCAGGCGGCGGCGGGCGTGGCATGCGCCGGGTGGAAAAAGCTGCGGATCTCGAAGACGCACTGCGGGCCGCCATGCGAGAAGCCGATGCAGCGTTTGGTGACGCCACCATGTTCTTGGAGCAAGCAGTGTTGCGCCCTCGCCACATTGAGGTGCAGATCCTCGCCGACGGCGAAGGTAACGTCATCCATCTCTTTGAACGGGACTGTTCGCTGCAGCGACGGCACCANAAAGTCATTGAAATTGCTCCGGCGCCCAACCTTGATGAGAACATCCGCAAGGCGCTGCACAGCGATGCGGTCAAGTTTGCCAAGGCCATGGGGTACGTCAATGCTGGAACCGTTGAGTTCTTGGTGGATACCGTCGGTGAACGCGCCGGTCAGCACGTATTCATTGAAATGAACCCGCGCATCCAGGTTGAACACACGGTCACGGAGGAAATCACCGACGTCGATCTGGTCCAAGCGCAGCTACGCATCGCTGCCGGAGAAACGCTGGCTGATCTTGGCTTGAGCCAGGACAGCGTCCACGTCAAGGGTGCCGCACTGCAGTGCCGCATCACCACCGAAGACCCTGCCAACGGGTTCCGTCCCGACGTGGGGACCATCACCACCTACCGTTCCGCCGGTGGTGCAGGCATCCGGCTTGACGGCGGCACCATCTACACAGGTGCTGAAATCAGNCCCCACTTTGACTCCATGTTGGTCAAGCTCACCTGCCGCGGCCGCGACTACAAAACTGCTGTGAGCCGTGCCCGCCGCGCACTTGCGGAGTTCCGCATCCGTGGCGTCTCCACCAACATTGCGTTTCTACAGGCAGTGCTGGAGGACCCGGCCTTCAACGCCGGCGATGTGGCAACGTCCTTTATCGACGAACGCCCCGAACTGCTTGACTACCGTGGATCCTCGGACCGCGGCACCAAACTGCTGACCTGGCTTGCTGATGTCACAGTCAACAAGCCGTACGGTGAACTGGCTGTCCTGGTGGACCCGGCCAGCAAACTGCCTGAGGTTGATCTGGCGGGCGCCCCGGCCGGCACACGCCAGCAATTGGCGCAGCTTGGCCCGGAAGGATTTGCCGCAGCACTGCGCCAACAAACCGCCGTGGCCGTCACGGACACCACCTTCCGGGACGCCCACCAGTCCCTGCTGGCTACCCGGGTGCGTACTAAGGACCTGGCCGCGGCGGGCCCGGCAGTATCCGTGCTGACCCCGGAATTGTTCTCCGTGGAGGCGTGGGGTGGGGCCACCTATGACGTCTCGCTGCGCTTCCTGGGCGAGGACCCGTGGCAGCGTTTGGCCACGCTGCGTGAAGCCCTGCCCAACATCTGCCTGCAAATGCTGTTGCGAGGGCGCAACACGGTCGGCTACACGCCCTACCCGGCCGAGGTGACCGATGCGTTTGTGCAGGAGGCTGCTGCCAGTGGCATTGACATCTTCCGGATCTTTGACGCGCTCAACGATGTAGACCAGATGGTGCCTGCCATCAAGGCAGTCCGGGCCACCGGCACCGCCGTATCCGAGGTGGCGCTGTGCTACACCGGTGACCTCTTGGACCCGGCCGAGAAGATCTACACCCTCGAGTACTACATGGCATTGGCCCAGCGCATTGTCGATGCTGGCGCGCACATCTTGGCCATCAAGGACATGGCCGGTGTGCTCCGCCCGGCCGCTGCTGCCACGCTGGTCACGGCGTTGCGTGAACGCTTTGAGCTACCCGTGCACCTGCATACCCATGACACAGCTGGCGGCCAGCTCGCCACACTGATGGCTGCCATCAATGCAGGGGTCGACGCCGTGGATGTCGCTTCCGCAGCCTTGGCCGGAACCACTAGCCAGCCCTCGGCTTCGGCTTTGGTTGCCGCCTTGGCGCACACTGAGCGGGACACCGGTATTGACCTTGCGGCTATTAGNCCCCTTGAACCTTATTGGGAAGCCGTGCGCCGCCTGTACGCCCCGTTTGAGTCGGGGCTGGCAGCTCCCACCGGCCGTGTCTACTTGCACGAAATCCCCGGCGGTCAGCTCTCCAACCTGCGCCAACAGGCCATTGCCTTGGGCCTNGGGGAGCGCTTCGAGGAAATCGAGGACATGTACACGGCCGCGGATAGGATCCTGGGGCACCTGGTGAAGGTCACGCCGTCGTCCAAGGTGGTNGGGGACTTGGCCCTGCATCTGGTGGGCATCAAGGCTGATCCGGCCGATTTTGAGGCGAACCCGCAAAACTATGACATCCCCGATTCCGTGGTGGGCTTCCTCGGCGGAGAACTGGGCACCCCGCCCGGTGGCTGGCCCGAGCCGTTCCGTACCAAGGCGCTGCAGGGCCGCACCGTAGTGGACCGTATGGGTACGCTTAGCTCAGAGGACAGCGCGGAACTAGCCGGGGACAGCGAAACCCGCCGTGCCGCGCTGAACCGTTTGCTGTTTGCTGGGCCCACGAAGGATTTCCACACTGTTCGCAACACCTACGGCGATGTCTCCGTCCTTGACAGCCGCGACTACCTGTTCGGTTTGCGCCGCGGCGTAGAACACGTGATCGCACTGGATAAGGGTGTGCGCCTGATTGCGGTGTTGGAGACCATCTCTGAGGCCGACGANAAGGGCATGCGCACCGTTACCTGCAAGCTCAACGGTCAAAGCCGGCCGGTCACGGTGCGCGATCGCAGCATTGAAAGCACCGTCAAGTCCGCCGAACAAGCAGATGAGGCCGTGCCCGGGCAGGTGGCTGCACCGTTTGCCGGAGCCGTCAGTGTCAAGGTCGAGGTGGGAGATGTCATCGAAGCTGGTGCCACGATCGCCACTATAGAGGCGATGAAGATGGAAGCATCCATCACCACTCCGGTGGGCGGCACCGTATCACGTCTGGCTATTGCAGGGATCGCTCAGGTGCAGGGCGGGGACTTGCTGGTGGTCATCTCTTAA
- a CDS encoding long-chain fatty acid--CoA ligase: MQEISVPAKVVSPRTMNTTDFVLRQAKLAANPALFSRRNADNVWVDVSAKEFHADVSALAKGLIASGINVGDRVGIMARTCYEWSLVDFAIWFAGAVSVPIYETSSPTQVAWNLGDSAAVAVXAETGTHENIIRQAAHNEGLNLLTNVWQLAGDGXDALREAGTDVSAETLEAARAANGLDDVATIIYTSGTTGRPKGCMLTHQNFVELSENALSVLGTTVVPXXSSTIMFLPLAHVFARYISVLAVAAGAKVGHTXDIKHLLEDLQSFKPTFILAVPRVFEKVYNSAALKAEGEGKGKIXAAATQTAIEYSRAIQAGKVGVVLKAKHFVFDKLVYVKLRNAMGGDVRHAVSGGGPLGERLGHFFQGIGLQILEGYGLTETTAPITVNRPERIKIGSVGAPLPGNAVKIADDGEILAKGVCVMKGYFGRDDLTAESFVDGWFRTGDIGELDDQGFLTITGRKKEIIVTSGGKNVVPALMEDQIRADAIVSQCVVIGDQRPFIAAIITIDEEALPQWGKAHGLPAGITVAEAAKHPNVLAAVQAAVSKANSRVSSAEAIKQFRIVDTDFTETSGHLTPSLKVKRAQVMKDFDAVVEEIYLSKKPA, encoded by the coding sequence GTGCAAGAGATTTCCGTTCCGGCCAAGGTAGTCAGTCCCAGAACCATGAACACCACGGATTTTGTGCTCCGTCAGGCAAAATTGGCTGCCAATCCAGCACTTTTCTCCCGGCGCAACGCAGACAATGTGTGGGTCGATGTCTCAGCCAAGGAGTTTCACGCTGATGTCAGTGCCCTTGCCAAGGGGCTGATCGCCTCAGGTATCAACGTCGGTGACAGGGTCGGCATTATGGCCCGTACATGTTACGAATGGTCGCTGGTTGACTTTGCTATATGGTTTGCCGGCGCCGTCTCTGTGCCGATCTATGAAACCTCCTCACCGACGCAGGTGGCCTGGAACTTAGGCGACTCAGCCGCCGTCGCCGTTNTTGCTGAGACAGGCACCCATGAGAACATCATTCGCCAGGCCGCCCACAATGAGGGCTTGAACTTACTCACCAACGTGTGGCAGCTTGCAGGCGACGGCGNNGACGCCCTGCGTGAAGCCGGAACGGATGTCAGTGCGGAAACCTTAGAAGCTGCCCGAGCCGCCAACGGCCTGGACGATGTGGCGACCATTATTTACACCTCCGGTACCACAGGTCGTCCCAAGGGCTGCATGCTCACGCATCAGAACTTCGTCGAACTCAGCGAAAACGCGCTTTCTGTTCTTGGTACAACGGTGGTTCCCNCGNGATCTTCAACCATCATGTTCTTGCCGCTGGCCCACGTCTTCGCCCGGTACATTTCCGTCTTGGCCGTGGCTGCCGGCGCCAAGGTGGGTCACACCNCGGATATCAAACACCTGCTCGAGGACCTGCAGAGCTTCAAGCCAACGTTTATCCTTGCCGTGCCGCGCGTCTTTGAGAAGGTCTACAACTCAGCGGCCCTTAAAGCTGAGGGCGAAGGTAAAGGCAAGATTNTTGCCGCCGCCACGCAGACAGCCATCGAGTACTCCCGCGCAATCCAAGCCGGCAAGGTTGGCGTGGTCTTGAAAGCCAAGCATTTTGTCTTTGACAAGCTGGTCTACGTCAAGCTTCGCAACGCAATGGGCGGCGATGTCCGTCACGCGGTCTCCGGCGGTGGCCCGCTGGGCGAGCGGTTGGGACACTTCTTCCAGGGCATCGGCTTGCAGATCCTTGAAGGCTACGGCCTGACAGAGACCACAGCACCGATCACCGTCAACCGCCCCGAGCGGATCAAGATCGGTTCGGTGGGTGCTCCCCTGCCAGGTAATGCGGTGAAGATAGCGGACGACGGCGAAATCCTCGCCAAGGGTGTGTGTGTCATGAAGGGCTACTTTGGCCGCGATGACCTCACAGCCGAGAGCTTCGTTGACGGCTGGTTCCGTACAGGAGACATTGGCGAGCTGGATGATCAAGGCTTCCTGACGATCACCGGACGCAAGAAGGAAATCATTGTCACCTCAGGTGGCAAGAATGTGGTGCCAGCCCTGATGGAAGACCAGATCCGCGCGGATGCCATCGTCTCGCAATGTGTTGTCATTGGCGATCAGCGTCCGTTCATCGCAGCCATCATCACCATCGATGAAGAAGCTCTTCCGCAGTGGGGTAAGGCGCACGGACTGCCCGCAGGCATCACCGTCGCCGAGGCAGCCAAACACCCGAACGTCCTCGCTGCGGTTCAGGCAGCCGTGTCCAAAGCCAACTCCAGGGTGTCCTCTGCCGAAGCGATCAAACAGTTCAGGATCGTTGACACCGACTTCACCGAGACATCCGGCCACCTGACCCCATCCTTGAAGGTCAAGCGAGCCCAGGTCATGAAGGATTTTGACGCTGTGGTAGAAGAGATTTATCTGAGTAAGAAGCCCGCCTAA
- a CDS encoding ROK family glucokinase, which translates to MALGIDVGGTKVAAGVVDGNGVILEEVRRATPGRDARAVEEVIVALVDELGAKHHITSVGIGAAGWMDLAGTKVVFSPHLAWRDEPLKETLEALLQRPVLVTNDADAAAWAESRFGAGRGHDRLIMLTLGTGIGGALVINGRIERGSFGMAGEFGXQIIMPGGHRCECGNRGCWEQYASGNALGREGRELAKKHSPMAAGLLAAVNGKPKDITGGVVTELALDGEATAMELVAEVGDWLGLGIANLSAALDPALFIIGGGLSLAGELLLEPARRAYSRNLTGRGYRQEALITVAELGPSAGLIGAGDLARVSQLRTATAH; encoded by the coding sequence CTGGCATTGGGGATCGATGTNGGNGGAACTAAAGTGGCAGCCGGGGTTGTGGATGGCAATGGGGTGATTCTTGAAGAAGTCAGACGAGCCACNCCTGGCCGGGATGCCCGTGCCGTAGAAGAGGTTATCGTGGCGTTAGTTGATGAACTCGGGGCGAAACACCACATTACCTCCGTGGGCATCGGTGCCGCCGGCTGGATGGATCTGGCCGGAACTAAAGTGGTGTTTAGTCCACATCTTGCATGGCGAGATGAACCATTGAAGGAGACCCTAGAAGCGCTGTTGCAGCGCCCTGTTCTTGTAACGAACGACGCCGACGCGGCAGCCTGGGCGGAATCGCGCTTTGGTGCTGGCCGTGGCCACGACCGGTTGATCATGCTGACGCTGGGAACAGGCATTGGCGGAGCCCTGGTGATCAATGGCCGCATTGAACGGGGAAGTTTTGGTATGGCAGGGGAGTTTGGGCANCAAATCATCATGCCCGGAGGGCATCGTTGCGAATGCGGTAACCGCGGCTGCTGGGAGCAATACGCTTCGGGGAATGCGCTGGGCCGTGAGGGTCGGGAATTGGCCAAGAAGCATTCGCCCATGGCAGCTGGCCTGTTGGCGGCAGTCAACGGCAAGCCCAAGGACATCACCGGTGGTGTTGTCACCGAACTCGCCCTGGACGGCGAAGCAACGGCCATGGAGCTTGTGGCCGAAGTGGGCGACTGGCTTGGACTAGGGATCGCGAACCTATCAGCGGCACTTGACCCGGCTCTGTTTATCATTGGTGGCGGGCTCAGCCTCGCNGGGGAGCTCCTCCTGGAGCCCGCGCGTCGTGCATATTCACGGAACCTGACCGGACGCGGCTACCGCCAAGAAGCTCTCATTACCGTTGCAGAGCTTGGCCCGTCGGCAGGACTGATCGGTGCCGGTGACCTAGCACGTGTGAGCCAGTTGCGGACAGCGACAGCGCACTAA